In Camelina sativa cultivar DH55 unplaced genomic scaffold, Cs unpScaffold03455, whole genome shotgun sequence, the genomic stretch CAGGGCCTTGCTCATGAAGGTACTCAATTTTTCTCATGCTTTTGGATATCTTAACTCTTTAGTTTATGTTTAGTTAATTGctaatatttgtttcttgtgttttgtttctagtACCTTTGTGATCGCATGGAGCCTCCTGTACCCTGTGAGCTTGTTAGAGGTTATTTGGATTTCATGCCACATGCCTGGAATGTTGTCCCTGTAAAGCAAGATTCCTCATGGGTTCGTATGGTGGTTGATGCTTGCCGTCCTCATGATATCAGGGAAGATACAGATCAAGAATATTTCTGCAGGTATAACATTTTGCgactttctctttttattaatttatatcgtCTACGATATTATTTATCACTGTCTGCTAGATTCTTTAATCTTGACTCATTCTCTTTTGATGCATAATGTATTGTATAcgaa encodes the following:
- the LOC104754550 gene encoding uncharacterized protein LOC104754550 — encoded protein: MKYLCDRMEPPVPCELVRGYLDFMPHAWNVVPVKQDSSWVRMVVDACRPHDIREDTDQEYFCRYIPLNRLNESICTKENLEPGCSVSSLSTGKGVERANSSLIRYKLGSTEAVAKVLFLPL